The segment TTTTTTGATTTTGAAACATAATGGGTGCTGACATTTTGAGTTAGATAGttagatttagatttaaaaaacacattttctgaacATGAGCAATCAGTTTATTACTAACCCAATGTTGCAGGTCACCACTAGTTTATTGCCAAATTCTATCCCTTCAGCATAATCAATGATCCCATTTTGGATCTCTCCAGCAGAGCCACAGGTCCtcactaaaaaacaaaaaacccttAATGCACAAATGACTCAATCTATTCATCCAGAATGTATGTGTTGGTTATctaacaacaaaaataatgccAGTTTAAACTAATATTAatttgaatgtaaaaataaaatgttaatattcaCTCTCGCATTTCAGCCTCAGAGGACTCCAAAGGCCATCAGTACAAATAATGCTTGGAGACCCTCCTACAGATATGTAGCTATAAATACAGGCAAAAGTAACTTTCTGCCCATTTTGGAATGTTTGCGAGCCATTGAAATTGCCCTGCAATTTCATGCCGTCTCCTGCTACTGGTGTGGGGCAGCCTTGAGCTATAATGAAAAGTAAAGGAAGACAGAGATGAACACTAGAGGTGAGGTCAAGATAAGGTAAAACCAAACAAGCACCAGTATGATCACACACAGAGTATGTAGGGAGGCTCTGCTCTCCCACTCACCTTGAGTGTGAATGGCAAGGGCCAGAGTGCTCAGGAGGAAGACGTAAGTGACGCCCATGACGTGGTCTGGAAAGTCTGAACGATATCAATGAGCTTTCTGGAAAAGACAAACGCGAATGTAAGCAAGACAGTCACGATAATAACTTGGTAAACACAGTTCGTACGAGCGCTGAAAAACACTTTCACTTACACATAATGCAAGAAGTCATCAATGACAGCGAGTCACTCAACTTACAGAGAACTAGAGCATCAATATAGATTCAGGTTAAGTTAAAATTGCCAACATCACGAGTAACGATGCATAGCTGCTTAGTCGTGTGCTGTGTCGCATATTTAGGAAAACGTCACGTCAAACTCCGGTTAAAAATATCTCGATATCAGCCAGTTACGTGACACTACTTAGGACCCTAATGCTACAGATGTGATGTCTGTGGCTACACTGGCAAATTCTGCACatgtttaaaaactaaaatgacaaAGATCCTACCTGTTACTCCCCTCTGTCTTCCTTCATCACAACACACCCGTGGGCGGTATCGCGTCATACTTAACTAACTAACGGTGTAAGACTAACTCCAACTTTCAATTATGTAGTTAGGATGTATGCCGAATTACCAGATGTCGGGAGAAAACGTCAAATCGCGTTGAATtgagttgttgaagttgttGAAGTTGCTCGTTATCGATATCCTCACTGGcttaagctaacgttagctagctagctggcgTTTAGCTAACGTAACGTCAATGATACGTCGAGTTAGTCCGTCTCTCCGTTCAGTTTTCGGTTGGCTTCGTAGTGCAGCTCGTCAAAAAACATCGGCTCATCGGATTTGATTTACCCGACTGAAGGTGAAGACTCACGATGACCGCGGCTGACCCACAACAGTGAATTTGGGTTAGTTCCTGGCGGAAATGGGCGTCGCTTTCTCATCAGTGACGCAGAGCCTAAATCACCAACTTCACAGACATCCGGTCTGTTGACATTGTCAGCGCGTGAACGTCGAATAGTGACGAGACAAAGTTATGGATCACGATTTGGATAAATTCATCAAAACTCccaacaatacaaacacacatgccGCTAACTGATTCATccattcacattcaaactttGAAATAAAAGTTGCACTAAAATATTAGCTCTATCAAAATGAGGCCCATTTCTGAATAATGCTACCTCATTACTGGATTATAATTACTGATGCGTTGATGTGTGGCTATATTCATGTTGTAGCTGGTAAATGTCGAGCTGATTTTCACTACTTTACTGTGTATCTTAACCtgtaataatatatcataattcattcatattttagaTTAATGATAttaatctgtaaagtaactagtgtttaaaaataataataaagttgagtaaaaatatatataatctacaGAGCAGTGGACCTAAACATCATATAGACCTTTTTAAACTTGACAAAATAAACcttctaatttatttgtatttaactaCTTTAACCTCTCCTGTAAACCCCATGTGGTTatgtttcttctcattttccGTCCCAATCCACCATCATTTTAATGGTAACAATGGAGACCATCACACAAGGCATTTATAGAGCATGATGTAATGGACCCAACCCTGGCAGGGTGAATAAGAGGAAGTGAGTCTAAGTTATTGCTATTTTTATAAAACCATTTTTCTCTCCTGCCACCAAATCACATTGACCATTTTCCTTTTAAGTCACTTCCAAGCTGTTCAAAAACAAGACAGTAGTTATGTAAGGAAGTTTAGGAATGACAATGTTCTAATGTCAGTATTTCTGATTTAGGAACCTGCAGCTTCTAGCACTGAGAATGGATGGCTCAAGACTCCAGTCCTCTGCCCAGTCATATATTTCTCTGCCAACACTTGGAATTTTTATGTCCATGCCATAAAACAACTCACCGCTGAGTCATTGTTTGTGCAAGAGAttagtttttatatatacaaatatgtggAAAGAGGTATTTGCATTTCTTTAGATTCTGAAAAAAACCTTGTGTACATAAGGCTGCATCACTCATAAAGCTTCCTGACTCTAGATGAAACCAATTGGTTTACACTCACTAAAACATAATCTGCAACAACACcacactttatttacatttctaaTTACACACACTTCATTGGATTGTCTCTCAAATCACACTCATAACCAATGCCAACTTTATTAGGACCTAGTTTTGAACATTATGGAGGTGACAGCGTGCAGTTTGTGGTCTGTTTCTGTGGGTTTGGCTTTCCGCTGTAGAAAGTACAGTGCCTGATACACGCCCCGTTTCCTAACGTTCTATTGTATGACATATTTACATGAAAGAAtggaatgaaaataaacactCCGGCTATCTGCAATCAGGCATGTTTACAGTCTTCTTTCTCATCAATAGTCATGGTCATCTTTCCCATCTGACATTGAAATGGTTGCCTTTATTTAAACTATTCTGTTCTAATTAtgtaacaaatacaatattatatatagtaaCCTATTACTTGAGCATGAACATGTGGTCACAGATcattcctattttttttttttacatcttggTAAAGGCAAGGAAGGAGACTTGCAACAAATATTATTTGTGAGAAACTAAAACGATAATAAGTTTGATAAACGCTGCAATGAGATCCTCTGATAAACATGCTGATGTACATTATGATCCAGACTCTTCACAAATCATTACATGTTATGAAAGAaccatggtaaaaaaaataataacacaaaccAATGTCACATGGGCTGATATGACTTCCAAAGAACTACTGTTGTAAAAATGATGTAAATGAGCCAACTACGGCATTGGCCTGGTTCAcacccttctcctccttttggCACTTTTGTATCTTGCTTTTGTACATTTGAGTACAATGCACATAAATATCAATATGGACACAAAGGAACACCAACGCAGCAATGTATACCACAATGGCACTCCTGTCCATGCCCTGTGAAAACAAAGGTTTGATTAGTGACTGTTTTTCAGACAGCAAACACTCTGTGGAAGCATTTAAAGATATATCAAATGACATAATTCAGAGCATATCCATTATCTCTCAACATAGCGACGGCTGAGTTGGTGGTTTGCAGCTGACGATGATaaaagtgcaaacaacagcaacatctAACAGCGTTTATCTGAGGGGGATTCAGATTTCTGTCAGTTGTGATATCATAATCAGCAACTACCACTGCATGAGCACAATGCAGAGTGGTGGCAGTTAGTTTGTCATTGGGGCACGGTCACATGCACTAAAATCAAATAGAGAACCTTTAATACATATAAGAAATATAGCATGGTATTGTACAGTGTAGTCTAACCTGCTGAAAAACGGATCTTGATCTGTTTGATTGATTGGTAAAGATCTGTTTCTGGAGTCAGAGTGGATGTTCACGGTAGCTCGACAGGTAGTCGGAGGTGGAGGTTTGGCCGTTGTGGTGCTCATTCTGTCATCGCAGTTATAAAAGGATTGGCCTGATGATCAACACAAATATTACAATGGAATTCTTTTATGAACTTGACCTTTGTGCAATAAGGATTTCACAACAGTTTTAACTCATCAGATCCTGTcaatgtgttatatatatatatatatatatatatatatatatatatatatatatatatatatatccccttGTTGTATGATTTTGTATAATTATGTGTAAGACAAAACAATCCCATTGTAAGTTGGTGCAGTGCACAGTGTGTATCATGGGTCAGCTGGGAAGTTGATTAAGGGAAGGGTAGGTAAGCACTGCTGTTCGCTACAGTGTCTTTTAAATACGGCCACTAAGTGTCGCCAAAGTCAAATTCAACACACTAAGGACTTAATTcattatataaacaatatacagtatacataaccatacacataaaaaaaatactaattataattacattacattaaaaaaaaagttactatTTCTTGCTTTGGTGAGAATACAACCTCACATCTGTGCTTACCAGGCAGAGTGACGACATAGATGCAGCTGCGGTCAGCGGGCATGAGAACCTGCACGGAGAGGACATCGCTCTCCTGGCTGCTGATGTCGTTACTGGCGATGCAGTAATACTCGCTGTCCTCCCGCACTGTGCCACATTGTAGGTATAAGTCGGACCAGTTGTGGATCAACAGCTCGTTGTGGTGTGTGCGTCGGTACCAGACGTAACCAACGCCTGTGCCCTCTGTGCAGCCACAGCGCACGGCCAGCGGCCTCCCCCAACACGTGAGCCTGTCCGCCAGAGAGCTCAAGGGCTGAAGCCTCGGTTTAGATACCGGAACTGGCAAAAGGTATACAACAATATGCATTTAAATTCAGCTACccattatatatacatatagtagAGGCATTAGTAATGCCCAGATCGACTAACATGGAATGAAGAGTGGATGAACATAGGCTACAAACAAAGGACAAAACTAAAAGTAACTCTTGACATGTTGTCACGTGAGTCATCGGTCCCATGAGTCTATAGTGTAAAACATGTCATTGCTTGAAGGTGACGTAGAGTCGTTAGACAGTAAAGTTAACGTCAACAACGCTCTGTTCCTAAACCTAACATAACCTATTTTTTTCTTGCCTAAAATGAACTTCCCGTGAACGCAACACGTTATTAtgaaaagacactatgcatGCAAGTAGTGGAAAATGACACGCCGTCCTTGACATATGTCCAAACTGACGTCAGAGGGGTACCTCATAGAGGAGTTGGGCGTGAGAATATGTTGTTTCTGATATTGTGATtatgttttattcttaccttcaGTGATGACCACATTAACTGATGTCATGGTGTCAGCAGATATTGTGTCAATCCCAACCCAGTAGTCTCCAGAGTCTTCAAATTGGAGATTTGTGACTTTCAAAAtcagccctcttcttcttgCATCTAATATGTAAGATCTGTCTGTGTTCTGAGTTTTACTTTCTGAATCTAGCAAAATCGTACAGGTGCTTCTAGAGTTCCCTCGACAccagtactttttactgtacagAAATCGGTTTGTGTCATAACGGCAGATTAGATTGAGTTCACCGCCAATATGTGCTATGATGGTCCTTTTATCACACTGGAGCTGAAGACTTGCTGAAAGACAAGAGTCCTCATCAGAATGAAATCGCACAGCCACAGCAATAAATTCAACTTTCATTTTAATGGATTTCATTGTCATTTTTTCCCCCACATTTTGATATTAATCTTGTAAGCTTGgcaaaacatgtaaaacaacaaTGGGTTACCTAATGTAAATTCAACGTGTATGTGGGTTGGCATCACATATTCGTTTTCAGTTACTTTaaattaaactgaaaatgtcCCATGTGAAATAACATTCCATATTAAAATACCTTCCGTGCAGGCACATATATTTTTTAGGAATGACTGCACGTTGTAAGACCGTAATGATAAAATGCATACAACATATACAAAACATACCAAaatcatgcatatatatatttattaatatggCACAGTAGTTACAGTGTGActgatgaatataaaatatgtttacGTAAGTGTGAAGTTTGTAATCAACTTTTCAAGTTACAAATCAAATTTggattattaataaaaatacacGTACTGTTAAACATTGTTAACCCGATATTTTCACAAAACACTGGCCCGTTAAATGGAGATTATAACCTATTCTCATTTTCCAAAAGGCAGAAATAAATTAGTTTCTCTTTTAGAactttttgaataaataaaatgagtaTTAGTATCATTAATACAAGTTGTAAATCATAATCAACTTACCATGGAAAAGCAAAATCAGACACAATGTCCTCATTTTGATGTTTAGTAGGAGAGTGAAAGCTTAATAATCTACACTCAGGAAGCTGTAGGGGTGGACTGTGGTAACTTCCTGTAGGTGCATTGTGTTTCACATATATGCTTTAGCTGTTATGCTTTTAACACGCGTATCACATGCTGCACACATAGGCCACATTTACCTCAGGTTGTCTTTGAAAACCCCCCATAAACACTGGTCTCATCAACTGAGAACACTGCACTTTCAATATGGcaacacacattacagtttGACCCGTTCTTCCACATTTGAAGTCACCATTGAAGCGGTCACTTGTCTTAAGACTGGATTCGTCATTGTTCAAAAGCTGGCCAAAAGTCAGTGACACAAACagctaaataaactaaacaaataaagtTAATTTCACTACTTCACCACAAAGCCACTAGATGTCACCATCTCACTGATGCAGCGTGCAGCACCTATTGGGTGCAGTGTGCCATTCGTCTGCATCATGTCAGCTAAGTTGCATTTGGGCTCCCTCCTTTCACATGAACTGCATGTCAACTTCTCTGGTAAGCCGGTTCTTATTACGTTTTCCTTATCATCTTCATGCGGGtttgttttcatattcataGCATTTTGCTAGCAGTGcatatgtgttttgtttttatagtcGTTTATTTTATTGATCATACTCTAATCCAGCGTGCTATAAAGGGAAGTCTTGTGCGCGTGACAGAGCTCCTCCCATTTCTCTTTAAAGCTTAGTTCTTCGTTGTCAAACATAAACTGACCAGTTTCCACTAGACAAATAACAGTATGTTTCACAAGGAATGGCAGAGTTTACATGGTAGTATTTTGTCTAGAATAGTGTGCAGTGATTTGCCAAAACAAAGGGCTGCAGTGGACAAATAGTGGGCATAAATGAAGACCAAGTGTTGGGATAGCCAAACCTGTTGGATCGTGAGCCATCAGATGATGACATAGAAAATACATGTTCTatcaaaataaatcatttgCTGCTCGACTTTACTGTTGTGTCTTGCTGTGGCCACATTTCACAGAAAGTATTTCTGTATCTGCTGCTCTTAAattttatttcaattaatcAAATGCTTATAAACTCTAATACAGTGTATGGTATGTTATGTGTCAATCTGTAATTTATTAAAGTTAAAACAgacaaaaatgtccaattattgTTTTCTGTTCATGGCCTAAAAGCCCACTTAAATgatgcaaatgtaaatgtaagaCGTACATCTATAAGTCTAATATTAAGATGTAACAAATAGAACAGGCAGACATGTCTAGAGGTCTAGagacatatataaataaacaacttaTCTAGTGTATGAACTAGAATGTGCAATGCAATTCATTAGAAAGATGCTAAAGCTTTCataccttttttccctgtgaaagggctttttctattttttggggagtttatcctgatccaatgtgaggttctgggacaaatttgtaatttgtgatattgggctatacaaaataaactgaattgaatggaatCAAAGCCatattgtagtttatttttttaaaaaaggttcacTACGGACCAAAGAGCAGCAGGTCGCGATTGGTCCGCGGGCCATAGTTTAGGCCACCCTAGACCAAGAAAGCTAAGTGCGCTGCTGCTAATTGCTGTCTCAGAACATCAGGATTTTCTGGATTCTTAGGCAGTCTCTCTCTTCACCACTCCCTCTGCCTCCATCCCAACCCAcatccctcctccacccctcctgtGCTTCCTGAATGTGGTCCAACCGGCTAGACTGCCTGCACTGCACTCTGACATTGGGTAGTAACAGTTGTTTGTGATTGTTCATATGCAAAAATGTATGAcccactgtgtttgtgtgtgtttccccccccccccccccccccttgtcccACTGTCATGCAATGAAACACCCGGGTGAGTTTAGAACCcagtgagagacacacaggggGCGCGGCAATATTTTTAATCTGACCACAGAACCTGTTAGTTTACTCTTGCTTCCTCAAAGACAGTTCACACATTCTCTTACAGGAGTTCCTTGATGTGACAGTTGCAACAGAGAAGTGCTCTgtgcagcagcaacagaagcGCCATCGCCCTGAACCCGAGCCTTGGCGACCCTAATCCATGACCCCTGGACGAGGACCTTTGTGTCCTGAGATGCCTGTGAAAGTGTTCAACCagccatggagcagcagtcctGGATACTGAGGGACCTCCTGGTACAGCTGGAGAGACAGGAGGCTGTGGACGAGCAGGCACCTAATGGCATTGCTGGGGAGTTTGTGGTGAGTGAACTGTTTCATTCTTTTGGTTGAAGTAGCCCACTGTCGTGAGAAGTATCGATGAAGCCTCCACACGGTAGAAGTATTTATTTCGTGGCTCTCGTTATCACATCACCAAAAGCCATGTCATAATAGCTATGTTTATTTATACTGAATGAACTGACAGTAAGTACAAAGTTCATAGTTTTACAGACTTCCAACATTTTACAAAAGCGCCATATTCAGGGAAGTAACGCGCTGCTGTTGTAACACTGCATTTGTGCTTCCTCTTTGCACTGATGCCTGTCATTGAAGGCTCACAGACAATAAAGACCCAAGCAAATGCATTCTAACAATTTAACAATGAATAAAGATTATTCAATTAGTCAAATAATTTGTTCATTTACATTCGTTCAGTTTTACATATAACAATGTgtgtacattcacacacaagcacacacatatatgcagaAAAAACCCCTCTTCCTCATAAGTGGAAGGATGACATCATCTGAGGGCTGCTGCCATGGTGATGAGTGACATGCCAGTGCCTGAGGACAGCCCCCTGTGCTTCACATGCTGCTCCTAGCCCGACCACTCTGAAGGAAGAGGTCtattgcatcacttcctttAAGAACAAAAAGCACTCTGTAGTGTTAGCAGCACAGACGGTCCGCAAGGCCTTTAGCAGACTGTTTGGAACTGTGAGAATTGGCCTCTGAACAAAAAGACCAGTGTCTCAACAAATCCTGTAAGCCTGAACGAGCCTTGACTTTAATTTGAGTGTCAGACCCTTCGAACAGTAACTTCTGGATGGAAATCCTCTCAGTTTGTAAGTCATAGTGCACGTTTCTAGTAAAGTGAGTCACAGATTCTGGTCACCAGGGGTTGAATCACATACAAACTGACCATGTAGGACCATTGTGTGTTGGGTCACATGTAATATGTCATAGGCCTGCCATTTGGCCCATCTTTATCTTGACTTTCCTGTAAGACTGAATAACTATGAAAATACTGCAAAAATGGCAACAACTAtttcaataatacaaatgtaccACGACTATCATAGATTTGTGTCAGAGCAGTGAGGTGGTTCCTAAGTTTTCTATGTCCTGGAAGCATCGTAAGGCACACAACCACCGATAtgacgtgttttttttcagaagtAAACATGAAGTCATTAATTTGCCAAGATATGCTGTCACTCACATAACAGCATTGAGTGTGAGTTATTGTGAAACTTTGTTTCGCTTATTATTAAAAGTTGGGTAAACCtattatgtattttactttatCCGGTCATATAATGCCTCAACATAAGCCAACACACatgttaataatacattataatgtgattataagTCACTGTAAGTCGGCAGTGTATGTTTTAAATATCGCTAAATTTATGCAAGAACATTGAACTATACTTTGTCAAATTATCTTGAATGATGTCTCATTTAACTGAATGATGGACATGTTTAGCCATTTATAACcagattatatttattgttataaagcTGTATGTATTCAGCCAtcacattataaatatataatgcacTATAGGCATTGGCGTCATAGAAATGGTTAACAAAATGTTCTCTGCATTGTGCATTATGATTAAAATGCTGTAGTTGAATGTAGGATTCTACATCTTTCCTGTTTTTCAGAGGTTGAAAAGCCAGTCGATTAAGTACCGCACTGACAAGACCTACCCCACCAAGACAGCAGAAAAGCaagagaacaacaagaagaacagaTACAAAGACATTGTTCCATGTAAGCTTTGCTCAAGGCAGATTTATGAACATATCGGGTTGCTATATATTCTTCTGCATAATCTGCATCAGAGCAGTTCAGAAAAGATATGACTAGGACGAAATATATCTAGGTCAAGATGCAATTTTACCTCCATATATTTACACCGTGGCACACACCTGGCATAATAATGCTgaaaatatatgttaatatataaattaataatgtaaaccgtatgataaaaaaaaacatccaatttACGGTATTAAGTGTTGCTTGACATTTCGatgcaaatatataaacactatGATATGGCATGATAAGCTTATGATGTCTGTAAATGAatttatatgtgtatgatgACTTGTAATGTTGCAAGGTGATATTGTCTACAACCCATTTATTTGAATCTGCATTTAGCCTGTGATGCtagttacattttttgtttctcactatTATATAATTATCATCCTTCTTGTTatattgtttgtctttaaagtgccttgagtaccatTTAAAGCgctattcaaataaaatgtattattattataattattattgatgACCTTAAATGTTATAAATAATTACGTTATGTTCTTTTAGGTTAATGTAACTAATTAAGTTCagatcataatatatatatattttttttttcttctaatattTAAAACCATTGAATGATGTGCAATATGTTCATCcagaaaaacatgcaaataataaacatattttttctaACTCCCAATATTCTTTTTTTGCCATCAGGCTTTGAAGTACAGCCCTGTTAACTACTCTTTAGTTCTGCGACGTTGATCTTGTAACTAAATATTCATCTCCTTTTAGTTGACCACACCAGAGTAAAGCTCACTCTCACCACAGCTAAAAATGACAGCGAATACATCAACGCCAGTTTCATCAAGGTACATTAACTCTGTCCTTATAATATTcctatacatttaatttgtacatTTCTGTAACTAATACGGTGTTACTAACATCTCTTGACTCTATGTTGTGTTTTGTCACCAGGGAGTGTCAGGCTCCAGGGCCTACATCGCTACTCAGGGTCCTCTGCCTCACACAGTCCTGGACTTCTTGAGGATGCTTTGGGAGTACGACATCAAGGTATGACCCGCCTGTCATCTGTGGACACAATAAGATATTTTCTAACACATCATGCTGCTTGGTTAAATAAACTGACCCTTTGAATTCCTTGGCTACAGGTTGTGATAATGGCCTGTCGAGAATTTGAGATGGGAAAGGTAACATAATTTTCTACATGTCTATATTCCGCTTTTACTCAACAGCCTGTTTTCCATTTGCTTGTGTACCGTCAacactgtgtgtttttggaAACCACTGCAAGGTTA is part of the Cyclopterus lumpus isolate fCycLum1 chromosome 7, fCycLum1.pri, whole genome shotgun sequence genome and harbors:
- the LOC117733782 gene encoding uncharacterized protein LOC117733782 isoform X2; amino-acid sequence: MRTLCLILLFHASLQLQCDKRTIIAHIGGELNLICRYDTNRFLYSKKYWCRGNSRSTCTILLDSESKTQNTDRSYILDARRRGLILKVTNLQFEDSGDYWVGIDTISADTMTSVNVVITEVPVSKPRLQPLSSLADRLTCWGRPLAVRCGCTEGTGVGYVWYRRTHHNELLIHNWSDLYLQCGTVREDSEYYCIASNDISSQESDVLSVQVLMPADRSCIYVVTLPGQSFYNCDDRMSTTTAKPPPPTTCRATVNIHSDSRNRSLPINQTDQDPFFSRAWTGVPLWYTLLRWCSFVSILIFMCIVLKCTKARYKSAKRRRRV
- the LOC117733782 gene encoding uncharacterized protein LOC117733782 isoform X1 — encoded protein: MTMKSIKMKVEFIAVAVRFHSDEDSCLSASLQLQCDKRTIIAHIGGELNLICRYDTNRFLYSKKYWCRGNSRSTCTILLDSESKTQNTDRSYILDARRRGLILKVTNLQFEDSGDYWVGIDTISADTMTSVNVVITEVPVSKPRLQPLSSLADRLTCWGRPLAVRCGCTEGTGVGYVWYRRTHHNELLIHNWSDLYLQCGTVREDSEYYCIASNDISSQESDVLSVQVLMPADRSCIYVVTLPGQSFYNCDDRMSTTTAKPPPPTTCRATVNIHSDSRNRSLPINQTDQDPFFSRAWTGVPLWYTLLRWCSFVSILIFMCIVLKCTKARYKSAKRRRRV